Sequence from the uncultured Flavobacterium sp. genome:
TTCACATTTACAGTTTGCGAAACCGTTTGCCAGTTTTGCCATCCTCCCGTATTTGGAATATCAACATTGCCCAATACAATTGTTCCTCCGTTTAAATCCGATGATAATCTACCTCCGGCTACAGCACTTGCAACACGATATTCGATTAAATAAGATCCTGTAGTTGGGAAATTAATACTGTTGTAAGCCAACCAATCTCCAGTTTCGGTATAACCAACATTTGAACCTCCGCCAGTATCTGTCGTTGCTTCAACCTGAATTCCGCTCATTGCAGAATAATCTTCGGCCTGAATTAAAACTGAAGTTTGAGAACTTGTTGCCGGAACTAATTTCCATTGTCCGCAAGTTTGGTTGTTATTATCCCATTGCTGCACAACTGCGCCCGAAGCTGTACTTGCTCCGGCAACTTCAACAATTCTACCGCTATGTCTGGCAACAATTTTGTAAAATCCATCTCCTGTAGAAACCAATACAAATTGCTGATTCGTTGTTGCATTGTATAGGTATTGCTCTACATGCGCTCCATTTGCTTTATTGAAATTATTTACGTCAAGAGATTGCCCGCTGTGATTGGCAATAATTTTATATAAACCATCGCCTAAATGTGTCAATGTGAATTTTTGATTGTTTCCTGAGTTTAAAGCACCTTGATTAATTGCTGCGCCATTAGTCAAACTCGCTCCCCAAACATCCATATATAAATTGCTATTTCGGTTTTGTAAAAAGAAAGTTTGATTTCCTAACGTAGTTGTTCCGTTTGCCAAAATTCTGATCGAAGTTACTTTATCATTCCAAGTTGTATTCAAACAAGCATTATCAGAATTAATTACAGTTGAAGCTCCGGTGAAATTATCATCCTGATACAAAATCGCCTGAAATCCTTGTGTAATTTTTAGAGACGAAATATCATCGTTTAAAACTCCTAAAGTATTCAAACGAGCCAAGTTGTAATCTCCAATTGTTAATCCGCCTGAAAATCCTGTATAATTACAATCTTTATAAACCGTAATTACATCCGTTGTAGCTGGCACAGAAGGCACCGTTCCTGCATATCCTCCAAAAGAAGCAATTACTTTAGTTGGCTGTGGCGAATGAAGCGATGGCGATTGATCAGCAACATCATCATAAGCAAATCCATAAGCCAGATTATCAACACTTATTCCTGGCAAATGCCAAAATTTAGAATAATGATTCGTTGGATTCACCTGATAAAATTTCGATGCATCGTACCAATTTTGCTGACCCGGATTTGGCGTTGTTGTATTTACAACATGTCTGTTAATTGCAGCCGTTAATTGCGCCTGAATTACAAGATCCAAATCTCCGTCAACCAATCTTCTGTCCAGAACACCTTTTCCTTCAAGGGCTTCCTGAGTCGAGGGTCTGTTTTGAACACGTCCTGTACGACCAACAAAACCTCCTGATTGTCCAACCATTTCTAATTGTTCACCATTTACTCGGCCTTTAAAAACTCCGGCATCTCCGGCATAAAATATTAAATCTTCATTTTTATATTTATTCCAAATGGCATCAATATAAGACTTCAAATAATTGGCTTGAGGTCCTACAGAAGTTCCTCCAGTTCCATCGGCGAAAGCTGGCGTTTTAGAAGGTGCCGTAATTTCTCCCGTTGCATCATTAACACAACCTTGAAATTCTGCCGGAACATTGGCTTTAAAAGCCGCAACAATATCTGCGTGTTTTTTTAATTCACCCACACGTTTCTGATATCCATTGGCACCAAATAACTCCAATCCCATTGGATATTTATACGAATCAACTCTCGATGGATTTCCGAAGAAACCATATTGATTATTGGTCAATTCGATTATTTCATATAAAATTCCCTGATTTGGATCTGTAGCATTCAACGGATTTGGTGACGTATATCCTGAC
This genomic interval carries:
- a CDS encoding beta-1,3-glucanase family protein translates to MRNFKLQKNIFAALLLALLFNFSYAQGPIPFTISNTSTFSDSELYVAIVGIDYNTGNHVWVNAKTSQVLPMNSSYNTVTGPTIGGNTGPGQNSKYANCFTKLSEIPNKTFTLPQIAGCRVFIAKGQQLYFYFFGASGAPSGYTSPNPLNATDPNQGILYEIIELTNNQYGFFGNPSRVDSYKYPMGLELFGANGYQKRVGELKKHADIVAAFKANVPAEFQGCVNDATGEITAPSKTPAFADGTGGTSVGPQANYLKSYIDAIWNKYKNEDLIFYAGDAGVFKGRVNGEQLEMVGQSGGFVGRTGRVQNRPSTQEALEGKGVLDRRLVDGDLDLVIQAQLTAAINRHVVNTTTPNPGQQNWYDASKFYQVNPTNHYSKFWHLPGISVDNLAYGFAYDDVADQSPSLHSPQPTKVIASFGGYAGTVPSVPATTDVITVYKDCNYTGFSGGLTIGDYNLARLNTLGVLNDDISSLKITQGFQAILYQDDNFTGASTVINSDNACLNTTWNDKVTSIRILANGTTTLGNQTFFLQNRNSNLYMDVWGASLTNGAAINQGALNSGNNQKFTLTHLGDGLYKIIANHSGQSLDVNNFNKANGAHVEQYLYNATTNQQFVLVSTGDGFYKIVARHSGRIVEVAGASTASGAVVQQWDNNNQTCGQWKLVPATSSQTSVLIQAEDYSAMSGIQVEATTDTGGGSNVGYTETGDWLAYNSINFPTTGSYLIEYRVASAVAGGRLSSDLNGGTIVLGNVDIPNTGGWQNWQTVSQTVNVNAGTYNFGIYIQNTGMNINWIKITKTGSSAKMASAAIEEEPAETDLNVYPSPVENTLFVTTNVTGGNFSIVDSQTGNIVSKQKLSNNSIDVSHLRRGVYLVVFEKDGTKTIKRFIKK